aaTAAGAATACGAggtttattaaattaaaatattgcaGGGATCATGCGAGAAGCAAACAGGTGGCGCAAATATGCTACATGTCAGTACCCTACTTTTTTTCTCatgcaaaaaaacaaacaaaccaaaaaaaaaaaaaaataaggcaCAAGCAAGGGTCCAGTTATTTCTTTCCTCCTTGTTTGTTTGATAAGTCTTAgctatttcttttgttttttgttttttaatgaCTTGTCGGCGAGGCAAAGCATTTCCTTCACCATCTGAGCCGGAGACAGACAgccacatctctctctctctctctctctctctctctctctccaccaaAAGACCCCACCGATTTGTCCGCCCAACCTTCATTACGAAGAtacaatcacaacaacaaagaaattagGCAAAAAGATTAACAAAACAGCGTTACAAGATAATATATTACATCAAtctttttaaatcaaatccaCCATTACAATTTAgacccatcttcttctctaaTCTAATTATTGcatttaattcaatttttcgCCCAACTCTCTCAGTCTCTCAGTTTCTCCCTATCTCTCTGACCAACCAAGCACCAACCGACCAAAGCACCCCCAAAATCTCGACTGTGCTctcaatccaatccaatggGCTTCGTTTTCGGATTAGTGCTCGGAATTCTAGTGGGACTCGCAATTATCGTGGTGTTTGTCCGCTTGGAGAACCACCGATCCAAGCTCCGTTCCGAGCTCGCCACAACTGTAGCTGCTTTTGCTCGAATGACTGTCGAGGATTCTAGAAAGCTCTTACCTTCTGAGTATTACCCTTCTTGGGTCGTCTTCTCCCACAGACAGAAGTTGAGCTCCCAACTCtacctcttcttcctctactTTCTCTCACTTTCATCTGCGGTAGCCACAGCGGGACTAACATGTTTATTTggattcttttgtttttcagttaATGTGGCtcaatcttcatcttcaaaagATCTGGCCCTATGTTAATGAGGTAACTCCTTTTGGGTTTTGCGTATTTGTTACCAGTATGTTTCTCTTCGTTTCGTTAATTTTGTAAGCTCGGTTTCTAAATATGTTGGTGCAGGCAGCGTCTGAGCTGATAAAGACTTCAGTGGAGCCAATTCTGGAGCAGTATAGACCAATGATATTGTCCTCACtcaaattttccaagttcACTCTTGGTACCGTGGCACCGCAGTTTACAGGTTAGTTCAATTTATGTAACCCACGAAGATAGGTGGTTGAATCTTTTAGGCCCTTGGTGTTCGTTTGGAAACTGGATTTTCCTTAATTTTCGCCAAGATATGTTACATTCCTTATTTGCATGGTTAAGGTTATGGATCCATAACTTGATTTTAtctatttcttttgttaattagAGGCTAgcttatatttgatttttcatcttATTTTGGTTACGCCCAACTTGATCATGTAGCTAAGCTAATGCCTACATTCATCTATAATTCATTCGTTCAAATATATTCATAGAGTCCTTTCCTAAGTTTAATCGCATTGATGGCTGTGAGCATGATAGTATGCTTCCCGTGCTATTTTTATGCATTATGTATTGTACAGATTTTTGTAGATTGTAATCTTCCAATTTGTTATGGTATTTAATATCATTTAAGAGCGAGCTTTAAATGAACCATTTGTAAAGCATTCATTAATGAGCTGATGTTTTTCGTTAGGGGTTTCTATAATTGAAGATGAAGGTGACGGTGTTACAATGGAGTTGGAAATGCAGTGGGATGGAAATCCAAGTATAATACTTGCTATCAAGACTTTACTTGGTGTAAGCCTACCTGTGCAGGTAATCTACAAATTATCGCCTTCTCGCTTCTACTCACTGGAGGCCCTTTTCAATGTTCAGAAGTTGGTTTCCTTCTTGTAGAATgataatttatattatgttttctTATTATCTATGAATTAATCCATACTTTGATTTTCAGGTGAAAGATATTGGATTCACTGGGGTATTCAGGCTGATTTTCAAGCCTTTGGTTGATGAGTTTCCGTGCTTTGGAGCTGTTTGCTATTCATTGAGAGAAAAGGTGCACTATCTCTTTCTAGAGCCATCTTTGAAAGATTTTGGAAGAGAGGAGTGGTACACGTATCACACAAAAAAAGAGTTCTGTTGATATGAAGATCTACACTAACATTAGCATATTTGTAGGATTATAGATGTTCTGATGATTAGCTATCTGAAAGCAATTAGATAGGCAGGTCCCTCTCCCTGCCAAATGCCTTACACCGCAGATAACCAATAACTCTGATTTAGcgattgtgttttttttttatttgcagaaAAATTTAGAGTTTAGGCTTAAAGTTGTGGGTGGCGACATATCTACAATACCTGGGATCTATGATGCAATTGAGGTTTGAGCAAAATCCACAATTCTTTTTCACTTATTTATGATTTCTTCTCATGTGGCATGATCTTCATTTGAGTACTTTATATGATGATTTGGGAATGTGAGTTTTCATACTTAATGTTCTGGTTTGTAGtgaaaatttgatttaggaTTGACCCGGTCGATATGGACACTAGAATGTAGAGTTACAGAGTGCAACTTGTACAAATGTGCCCTCAGCTCAAAATGATGTTATAGAGTTCCCCATAATGTCTGGCAACTCACATGCAGACATCGGGTTTCATGCATCCTTCCTTCTAAATTACGTCAAACAATCTGAATGGTGGACGGGTTTGCAAATAATATATCTAGTAGTCTTTCAACCCTATGAGACTTAATAGGTATTATTTCATATATGCAGGATTTGGGTTATCATGCATAGTTTGCAAAAAAATATACAGTAATTTTCCATCACTATAAGAGTTACTAGGTCTTATGAAATAGATGCAGGTTTTGTTTAATCCTACATGCTTTAATTGAGATGTGTAATATTTATACAGGGGATGATACGGGATGCGATTGAGGATTCAATTACATGGCCTGTTCGCAAAGTTGTTCCCATTTTGCCTGGGGATTATAGGTAAAGTAGAATATACAGGATTGTCAATTTCTCACCTATGAATCTTGTTAATCTTACCTTGAAAAGAGAGAGGCATGTGAATGCCCTCTAAAATtacaacattttttttcctgttctAATTAACTTTGTTGGTTAGTGATCTGGAGTTAAAGCCAGTCGGAATGCTAGAGGTGAAACTTGTGCAGGCGAAGGATTTAACAAATAAAGACCTTATTGGAAAGTCAGATCCCTATGCTGTAGTATACATACGACCTTTACAGGACagaatgaagaaaagcaaaactaTTGTAAGTTTTCTGCTCTTCTTATATGTCCAtgcattttaatatttttccttttgttttaattggttttgagggaattatatgtttttctctccctcttcaGAACAATGATTTGAATCCGATCTGGAATGAGCACTTTGAATTTATTGTTGAAGATGCATCCACTCAACATCTGGTGGTTAAAGTTTATGATGATGAGGGAGTTCAGTCATCTGAGCTCATTGGATGTGCTCATGTACGACTAAGTGAACTTCAGCCTGGTAAAGTGAAGGATGTGTGGTTGAAGCTGGTTAAAAGCTTGGAAGTCCAAAGAGATAATAAAAACCGCGGGCAGGTCAGAAAACTAATTTCCATCCTTTGAATCAATAAATAGTAGCAATTAAGTTAGAGATGCTGTATGAATCCTACTTTGGATGGCTAGTAGGCTTTGAGAGTACATTGGATCACATTATTATTTGCTCCCACCACgttgtattttcttttctgataTATTCTGAAAGGATATTTCATTGTTTAAGTAGTTTTATCATTTATATTCCTGCTTTAGGTACATTTGGAGCTGTTATATTGTCCATTTGGCATGGAGAATGGCTTTGTCAACCCGTTTACTCCCAACTTCTCAATGACCTCTTTGGAAAAGGTACTTAAAAGTGGGATGAATGGAACAGAAGCTACTGAAACTCCAAAGGAAGCCACACAGAAGAGAAAGGAGGTCATAATTAGAGGTGTACTTTCTGTTACTATAATATCTGCTGAAGACTTGCCACCAGTTGATCTGATAGGAAAAGCTGATCCTTATGTGGTACTGACCTTGAAGAAatcagaaacaaaaaacaaaactaggGTAAGAGTTTGAATGCCCAAAGACTGCAACTACCTTATTTTTCTACAAAGTAATGCTTGCAGTTTCCATTTCTCGTAAAGTTTGCTGCCTTGTTTTAGCTTAATAGAGGTCCTTTTTCtggtttgtttaattttgcTCCAAGATTCTTGTGTGTGGTTATCTGCTTGCACAAGTTATAGGTTTTGTTGATACTTAAAATTCTTTTCCTCTCTCAGGTGGTTAATGACAGCTTGAATCCCATTTGGAATCAAACTTTTGACTTTGTTGTTGAGGATGGATTGCATGACATGCTCATTCTTGAAGTCTGGGACCATGATACTTTTGGGAAGGTACTATTTTTTCAgttcttcatttgtttttcttttaccgAATTTCTAACTGtggaattatatatatatatatcagtcccTTTTCATTGAGGGAttccttataaaaaaaatttaacgatccaaatcatctatttttaaccgtttcgacatccaattgtgtcctaaaaaattaatgaacacggtgctttaagaaagtactaaaattttattaacTCAATTGactggtcaaatgatatcggattcaagtgattttttgtagagatgatctttgaatgatcACCTAAAAAATACACgttttggattagtgaaatacaatgcagagtgggccctacaagggcgtctctcaaataagcttatttgagagatccctcaatggaaggtgtgtgtgtgtgtgtgtgtataggAGCTTTagttgagggatccctcaaataagtatGTATATTCAATAAAGAAGTATATCAGTAATTCTAGATAATTGAAGTTTTTGTTTGGAGAATGTGAAAGCAGCAACGTGTGTCTAAAGTTTTTGTATCGTGCAGGACTACATAGGCAGATGCATCATGACCCTCACTAGAGTTATATTAGAAGGGGAATACAAAGAGTCTTTACCGCTAGATGGGGCCAAATCTGGGAAATTGAACGTGCAGCTTAAGTGGATGCCACAACCAATTTACCGTGATTCTTGATGGATCTCCGTCGCATGGCTAATAGTAAATTGGAGATGTATCAGTGTCACCCACCCGTAGATGATGTATCCAAAGAACACAAAGGACACCCTCAAAAAAGTTTGTTGTTTCAGAAACTTGGCAAAACACTCGGATGGTGTACATAGATAGTTGTTTCATAAGCATAACACCTGTCTGTCATAATGTAATCAAGTTATAGAATGTGTACCAATCAGATTCACGGCATAGAGTCACATTGGATTATCGATCTAGTGGCTAGCAGGATTCTGCTTCTTCACCTTTGGCCCCCTTTACCATTCCCATCTTTTTCAGTTGCATTGTGGTTTGTTTGGAGAGGGAGGGGTTCTTATGTATCGATAGAATAGGACCTGCCCTACCTCACTGTTGTGTAAAATGCAAGTTATTAGGATCGGATGCCACATCATGAGCTTtggtgattttctttttcttgttttcgtATTGATTGATTTTAGGCGACTGGATTGCCTTATTTACTTGCATATGTTTTTTGGGATCCAAGTTTGTGTAAGTTGAAATTTCATTGCATTATGTAATTGTTTCTGCTGCATTTGCATATACTTCAGTAAGCGCGGGGCTTTTCAGTCAGTGTTGTCTGCCATATTCTCCTAAAATCTTCGTGGGACCATCTATCAGGTTGGATAGTGGTGAACCTTATTTTATAAAGAATTCTTAGTGTTCAGCGGAAACAAGCATGTTCGTTGTGATAATGACTTCAACGTGAAATATGTGCGGGAAGTTGCTATGTATAATGTAAgcacccaccaccaccaagcTCGCGCTATACCATAAAACAAACAGTtgtaaatgaaattttataaaaaatcaatgGCCGTAGGATTTTCCTTTGAAAGTATTGCGTCCGAATTAGTGGCAGCTCCATCCAATATCATGAATGAACCAGCAAGCAACCAACAAAATAAGGATCACATTACTTATTTATATGCGTCTCAAGACAAGCCAATCCAATATTCCAACAAGCTGCTTATCAATAAATTGCGATCTGCTCCAAACTTTTCCTAACATAATGCTTCTTCAGTTTTCGCCTCCTACGATTCATACCCCTGCGCATTCACCAGAACAATCACATTATgcagattataatttttttttaattttaaaactatCCTAAATTTCATATCTGGCCGTAGTTTGTATCACAACTGTGCAGTGCCAAATCAGCAAGGTGAAATGGGCTGTTGCATGCATGCATTCCTTGCTACTTTGGCACCAGAAACATAATTGGTATGACCACTCACCAGTACTgattgtgtaatacaaatgcGTCAGTTGCAATTTTCTTCCCGTCATCGTTGCGGTTCCAGTGGTAGAGTGCATGTGTCTTGTTTATAATCTCAAGTGTAGAATGTCCATAGGCGGCTTCTCGGAACGCAGAATAATCTGGTTGTGGATCTCTAAACCTACAGAAACCATGGAGCAACTGTTAGTCATCACTGCTTGCACAAAAAGTATTTGATTTCCTTACGGACCAAATGGAATAACATCGCTGAAATTATAATCATGCATTTCGACTGACCTTATAActtattaacaaaataaaaatcataataaacaATATTAGAACAAGGTTCCTACCTTCCAGCAAGTCCTTCTTGGTTCCCTCCATCTCCAACAGTTATGTATACAGGAGCTGATTTGTCTGGTATGGGGTTCTGGTCACCACTTGTTATGTTGTAGTGTATATTTGAGATTCTATACTGAAAATAAGgggaaagaaaaacatgaaTCTCACCCTAGCCATGAACGAAAATTGTTGAAATCCAAATCAACAAAATCTTATTATATAACAGGAGACAAACAGGAAAAACATAGAAGGTAAAGAACCATACCGATCTCTCATACGCATGGACATGGCCAGCAAAGATTACATCAACTTTGTAATGAACGAACCAACTCTCAAACACTACTCGCATGCTTTCACCTTCCATGTAATGAGCATCATTACTATTGTAGATTGGAACATGCATAAGGACTATGAGCCAAGGTGTTTTTTCCCTGTTAACCCTTTTCAATTCTTCTTCTAGCCACCTCCATTGAGGTGTGTATTTCACTGATGACAAAATTATCAACAT
Above is a genomic segment from Prunus dulcis chromosome 7, ALMONDv2, whole genome shotgun sequence containing:
- the LOC117634112 gene encoding synaptotagmin-5-like isoform X2 codes for the protein MGFVFGLVLGILVGLAIIVVFVRLENHRSKLRSELATTVAAFARMTVEDSRKLLPSEYYPSWVVFSHRQKLMWLNLHLQKIWPYVNEAASELIKTSVEPILEQYRPMILSSLKFSKFTLGTVAPQFTGVSIIEDEGDGVTMELEMQWDGNPSIILAIKTLLGVSLPVQVKDIGFTGVFRLIFKPLVDEFPCFGAVCYSLREKGMIRDAIEDSITWPVRKVVPILPGDYSDLELKPVGMLEVKLVQAKDLTNKDLIGKSDPYAVVYIRPLQDRMKKSKTINNDLNPIWNEHFEFIVEDASTQHLVVKVYDDEGVQSSELIGCAHVRLSELQPGKVKDVWLKLVKSLEVQRDNKNRGQVHLELLYCPFGMENGFVNPFTPNFSMTSLEKVLKSGMNGTEATETPKEATQKRKEVIIRGVLSVTIISAEDLPPVDLIGKADPYVVLTLKKSETKNKTRVVNDSLNPIWNQTFDFVVEDGLHDMLILEVWDHDTFGKDYIGRCIMTLTRVILEGEYKESLPLDGAKSGKLNVQLKWMPQPIYRDS
- the LOC117634112 gene encoding synaptotagmin-5-like isoform X1, whose protein sequence is MGFVFGLVLGILVGLAIIVVFVRLENHRSKLRSELATTVAAFARMTVEDSRKLLPSEYYPSWVVFSHRQKLMWLNLHLQKIWPYVNEAASELIKTSVEPILEQYRPMILSSLKFSKFTLGTVAPQFTGVSIIEDEGDGVTMELEMQWDGNPSIILAIKTLLGVSLPVQVKDIGFTGVFRLIFKPLVDEFPCFGAVCYSLREKKNLEFRLKVVGGDISTIPGIYDAIEGMIRDAIEDSITWPVRKVVPILPGDYSDLELKPVGMLEVKLVQAKDLTNKDLIGKSDPYAVVYIRPLQDRMKKSKTINNDLNPIWNEHFEFIVEDASTQHLVVKVYDDEGVQSSELIGCAHVRLSELQPGKVKDVWLKLVKSLEVQRDNKNRGQVHLELLYCPFGMENGFVNPFTPNFSMTSLEKVLKSGMNGTEATETPKEATQKRKEVIIRGVLSVTIISAEDLPPVDLIGKADPYVVLTLKKSETKNKTRVVNDSLNPIWNQTFDFVVEDGLHDMLILEVWDHDTFGKDYIGRCIMTLTRVILEGEYKESLPLDGAKSGKLNVQLKWMPQPIYRDS